From one Xiphophorus hellerii strain 12219 chromosome 18, Xiphophorus_hellerii-4.1, whole genome shotgun sequence genomic stretch:
- the mlnr gene encoding motilin receptor codes for MEQYNTDDRHYERSLFPTSTLIPVTVICILIFIIGVTGNTMTILIIQHFKDMKTTTNLYLSSMAVSDLIIFLCLPFDLYRLWKYVPWVFGEAVCRFYHYIFEGCTSATILHITALSIERYLAISFPLRSKVMVTRRRVQYIILALWGFALVSAAPTLFLVGVEYDNDTHPDYDKGQCKHTSYAISSGQLHIMLWVSTTYFFCPMLCLVFLYGSIGCKLWKSKNDMQGPCTLARERSHRQTVKILVVVVLAFIICWLPYHIGRNLFAQVDDYETAMLSQNFNMASMVLCYLSASINPVVYNLMSRKYRAAAKRLFLLHQRPRQAGRSQRQHCMIDHISTLNESLTGV; via the exons ATGGAGCAGTACAACACAGACGACCGCCACTACGAGCGCTCCCTGTTTCCCACCTCCACCCTCATCCCTGTTACAGTCATCTgcatcctcatcttcatcatcgGAGTGACCGGCAACACCATGACCATCCTCATCATCCAGCACTTCAAGGACATGAAGACCACCACCAACCTGTACCTGTCCAGCATGGCGGTGTCTGACCTTATTATCTTCCTCTGCCTGCCCTTTGACCTCTACCGGCTGTGGAAATACGTGCCGTGGGTTTTCGGGGAGGCGGTGTGTCGCTTCTACCACTACATCTTCGAGGGCTGCACCTCGGCCACCATCCTCCACATCACCGCGCTGAGCATCGAGCGCTACCTGGCCATCAGCTTCCCGCTCCGGAGCAAAGTCATGGTGACCCGACGCCGGGTCCAGTACATCATCCTCGCCCTGTGGGGCTTCGCCCTGGTCTCCGCAGCCCCCACGCTCTTCCTGGTGGGGGTGGAGTACGATAACGACACACACCCCGACTACGACAAGGGTCAGTGTAAGCACACCAGCTACGCCATCAGCTCCGGACAGCTgcacatcatgctgtgggtgTCCACCACCTACTTCTTCTGCCCGATGCTCTGCCTCGTCTTCCTCTACGGCTCCATCGGCTGCAAGCTGTGGAAGAGCAAAAACGACATGCAGGGGCCCTGCACACTGGCCCGGGAGAGGTCCCACAGACAAACAGTCAAGATCCTGG TGGTGGTGGTGCTGGCCTTCATCATCTGCTGGCTGCCTTACCACATCGGCAGAAACCTCTTCGCCCAGGTGGACGACTACGAGACGGCCATGCTCAGCCAGAACTTCAACATGGCCTCCATGGTGCTCTGCTACCTCAGCGCCTCCATCAACCCGGTCGTCTACAACCTCATGTCCCGGAAGTACCGGGCCGCAGCCAAGCGCCTCTTCCTGCTGCACCAGCGGCCCCGGCAGGCCGGCCGCAGCCAGAGGCAGCACTGTATGATCGATCACATCTCCACGCTGAATGAAAGCCTCACCGGGGTCTGA
- the LOC116707655 gene encoding capZ-interacting protein isoform X2: protein MPMPNSNDELPYRGRPPCSLKLQNPSQDKEVSDTSVSPTTFKTKNSSIIEKLQANLALSPTALLPSPKGSDVKLQPSQLSPSTPCTPLSPTLRPLHLSSEDEDPVSFDSPPEGTPLPSFNKTRPRLSFKRRPPTRQHRRSAGEEAGATSDHSPCELDAPKENGNKDQVFENLMGEAESKQLSSVKEAENKEEDFEKIEAEVAQSDPDDRRDLEQEAEQDLPAEALQEGQDPLLSDEQRKGDVETEKGQDEMPQVAKQEENDNM, encoded by the exons ATGCCAATGCCCAACTCAAACGATGAG TTGCCTTATCGAGGACGACCTCCTTGTTCTCTAAAGTTGCAAAATCCTTCACAAGATAAGGAAGTGTCAGAT ACATCTGTCTCTCCCACCACCTTCAAAACAAAGAACTCCTCCATCATTGAGAAACTGCAG GCCAACCTCGCTCTATCCCCCACAGCTCTTCTGCCTTCACCCAAGGGTTCAGATGTGAAGCTGCAGCCATCACAGTTGTCGCCCTCCACGCCCTGCACGCCCCTGAGCCCCACCCTGCGACCGCTGCATCTGTCCAGCGAAGATGAGGATCCTGTTAGCTTCGACAGCCCACCTGAAGGGACCCCGCTGCCGAGCTTTAATAAG ACCCGTCCACGATTATCATTCAAGAGGCGTCCGCCTACAAGACAACACAGAAGGTCAGCTGGAGAGGAGGCAGGTGCTACAAGTGACCATTCCCCCTGTGAACTGGATGCCCCGAAAGAAAATGGGAACAAGGACCAGGTGTTTGAGAATCTAATGGGGGAAGCTGAATCCAAGCAGCTGAGCAGTGtaaaagaagctgaaaacaaagaggaagacTTTGAAAAGATTGAGGCCGAGGTGGCACAGTCTGACCCAGACGACAGACGGGATCTAGAGCAGGAGGCGGAACAAGATCTACCTGCAGAGGCTTTGCAGGAGGGACAGGATCCTTTACTGTCTGACGAGCAGAGGAAGGGGGACGTTGAAACAGAAAAGGGGCAGGACGAGATGCCTCAAGttgcaaaacaagaagaaaacgaCAATATGTGA
- the LOC116707655 gene encoding capZ-interacting protein isoform X1: protein MEKDSPSKPSVAELAGKLKGHIMPMPNSNDELPYRGRPPCSLKLQNPSQDKEVSDTSVSPTTFKTKNSSIIEKLQANLALSPTALLPSPKGSDVKLQPSQLSPSTPCTPLSPTLRPLHLSSEDEDPVSFDSPPEGTPLPSFNKTRPRLSFKRRPPTRQHRRSAGEEAGATSDHSPCELDAPKENGNKDQVFENLMGEAESKQLSSVKEAENKEEDFEKIEAEVAQSDPDDRRDLEQEAEQDLPAEALQEGQDPLLSDEQRKGDVETEKGQDEMPQVAKQEENDNM, encoded by the exons ATGGAG AAGGATTCTCCATCCAAGCCGTCTGTGGCTGAGCTGGCCGGAAAGTTAAAGGGTCACATTATGCCAATGCCCAACTCAAACGATGAG TTGCCTTATCGAGGACGACCTCCTTGTTCTCTAAAGTTGCAAAATCCTTCACAAGATAAGGAAGTGTCAGAT ACATCTGTCTCTCCCACCACCTTCAAAACAAAGAACTCCTCCATCATTGAGAAACTGCAG GCCAACCTCGCTCTATCCCCCACAGCTCTTCTGCCTTCACCCAAGGGTTCAGATGTGAAGCTGCAGCCATCACAGTTGTCGCCCTCCACGCCCTGCACGCCCCTGAGCCCCACCCTGCGACCGCTGCATCTGTCCAGCGAAGATGAGGATCCTGTTAGCTTCGACAGCCCACCTGAAGGGACCCCGCTGCCGAGCTTTAATAAG ACCCGTCCACGATTATCATTCAAGAGGCGTCCGCCTACAAGACAACACAGAAGGTCAGCTGGAGAGGAGGCAGGTGCTACAAGTGACCATTCCCCCTGTGAACTGGATGCCCCGAAAGAAAATGGGAACAAGGACCAGGTGTTTGAGAATCTAATGGGGGAAGCTGAATCCAAGCAGCTGAGCAGTGtaaaagaagctgaaaacaaagaggaagacTTTGAAAAGATTGAGGCCGAGGTGGCACAGTCTGACCCAGACGACAGACGGGATCTAGAGCAGGAGGCGGAACAAGATCTACCTGCAGAGGCTTTGCAGGAGGGACAGGATCCTTTACTGTCTGACGAGCAGAGGAAGGGGGACGTTGAAACAGAAAAGGGGCAGGACGAGATGCCTCAAGttgcaaaacaagaagaaaacgaCAATATGTGA